In Papaver somniferum cultivar HN1 chromosome 1, ASM357369v1, whole genome shotgun sequence, a genomic segment contains:
- the LOC113292796 gene encoding uncharacterized protein LOC113292796, with protein sequence METSSCDMEMDTAMEMENSSNTTKMTNQNNIQDSRTLLSMARQLISEGRASLALQAVVTAVKSEGGDQAVFNTLHRARELYRNKLQANSAADQLASLFAECVIAEANPLGAASPASYTGQRALIITPDANGDSILAKSGRKQIMLDAFSDGSSFICLQCGGLVSNNRKDEHLAYWCCKI encoded by the exons ATGGAAACATCATCTTGTGATATGGAGATGGACACGGCAATGGAAATGGAGAATtcatcaaacacaacaaaaaTGACCAATCAGAACAACATTCAAGATAGTAGAACCTTACTATCAATGGCTCGACAGCTTATTTCTGAAGGCAGAGCTTCTCTTGCTCTTCAAGCG GTGGTTACAGCAGTGAAGTCAGAAGGAGGTGATCAAGCTGTATTCAATACATTGCATCGTGCTCGTGAGTTGTACAGAAACAAGTTGCAAGCAAATTCTGCCGCAGATCAACTGGCTTCATTGTTTGCTGAGTGTGTAATTGCTGAAGCAAATCCGTTGGGAGCTGCATCACCAGCGTCTTACACTGGGCAAAGAGCTCTGATTATTACACCAGATGCTAATGGGGACTCCATACTTGCAAAAAGTGGCAGAAAGCAAATTATGTTGGATGCATTTTCTGATGGAAGCAGCTTTATCTGTTTACAGTGTGGGGGGCTTGTGAGTAACAATCGCAAGGATGAACACCTTGCGTACTGGTGTTGCAAAATTTGA